In the genome of Sardina pilchardus chromosome 14, fSarPil1.1, whole genome shotgun sequence, the window ATAAACTCCTTTTGTACTTGTTGTAGTTTCTTATTTCCATGCCTTTATCGCAGCACTCCGTTGACAATCTGTCTTTAAGACGGACTAGTTGTTCGTTAAAGAGCTGAGTGATTCCAAGCAGACTGGAGGCATATTATTAGGATGTTTGTGTCCCGCTACCTTCTCTCCCTTTGCAGAAGTAAGCAGAAAGCTTAGCCAGCGTGATGGAGACTGAAAACAACATTGCAGCATGGAAACATTGCAGGATATCTAGGCTGCCATTAGTGTCCTTACCATCATCAGCTTATATTTAGGTTACAGCAACTTGGTTGAAGCAAACACTCTCCTGTCCTGTATGACTTTAATTGAAGCGCTCAAGCTCTTGAGCTAATCTGATGGGCTGAATACTCAGTTTCTTGTTGATATTACAGGAGTAAGCCATGCTTACTTAAGTATTTTAGAAATAGGAACAGTCTGGCAATCTGGTACTCTGAAAACAGCTATTTCTTTTTAAACTACAGCTCTTACTTACACTTTTAAAGGCATACTCTTGTACATCTGCAGTCAGTCAAATCACAGACATTATGGGGAATATTGTAAACCTTGGGTGGGGACCACATAGACAAAAGTTTTTCCACATTCAAATGAGCCATTTTTAGATCACTATTATGACATTGCTTTATAGAAAGATTTTACAGAAGACTTAAGAATGTTTCAGACAGCTAGCCCAATTGCTTCAAGTTTTACAggtaatactgtatattttggTCCATAGGTCTAACCTTTACTTGTGTGTTATCCCCTTTGTTGGCAAAGCAGTGACATAGCTCAGAGGCGCTGAAGCCATCCAGTGTTCTGCTCTCCCTAGATTCTGCAAAATTCTCTATGAATCTAAATGACTCTAAAGGACTTGCTGGCAAATGATCATAGAGGAATTTAGTTGACAAGCATCAGGAAGCAGATTGATGACTTTTTGAAGAAGAAAAAGCCTTGACTTAGTTCTACTAAAATAATTGCAAGAGTCTCCATAGTGACTCACTTTATTAACTTTAAACAGTCTTGTTTGGTGGCAAGTGGAAATAAATGACCTTTCATCACTCGTTTCCCTTATTAGGTTTATATCAGAACCATTCGGACTCACTCAACCGAAGCAGAAGGGCGTAGTGTTACAGTACTCTAAGTTCACTAGGCAGTTTATGAACTGTGATTGCTTTATTTGAGCTCTTTCATGCCTTTGTTGAGCTTCCCCAGCCTGTGAAGTCGCTCCACCTCTGCGTTTAATCAGTCTGAAGTGGCCTGCCCCGATGTTCTGGGAAGTCATTCACAGATCCCTTCCCCCTTGTTTTTCCTTGCAATGGCTTTGTATTGTCaacacatttttgaaaatatcacCCACAAAAATGGGTGGTCTGCTGCCCTATGGCTTCAGTGGAAAGAGAATATCTTAGCTCTCACGCCATGCTGTGTACCATTGAAGGAACTGTCAAGTTCTTGTCATTTCCTTCGTTACCTCTCCTTTGAAAGACCAACACAACGGTTCAATTGGATGTAGACTATTTCATGTGCTGGGTCAACATTCGAGTCAGGTGGTTGTATAAACTATAAACTGCTCTTtccctgtgtactgtatgtaaacactCAGAGTAGCTCTCTACCATCATGACCGTAGTTATCTAACATTGTCACTAGAGGGCAGTGTCTGACATATAATGAATGATCACTGTTTTCCCTCCTCAGTCGCTTCATAACTTGGTGTATATGCACCACTGTACTTAAAACAAGATGTTAAGCTTATAGACTTAAGTATTTACATTTTGCCTAAAATGGATGAATTGTTTCCAGTTTAGGTCCGTTTCTTGTCTGATGAGGCAAGCCTCCACAGGCGAAACACTATTGAGAAACTTCTCAAACACTTGTTTCACAAACAATTGTTGAGCAAACGTTGAGCTTGTACTTGTCCTTAAGTCTGTATGTCAGTCACTCATATGCAGTGAGGATCCTTGACAGATTTGCAGAACTGAAAGCTTAAAATTGTATGCAAAGGATTCTCAATTCTTGTCATTGAATCTTGTTTACTACATTGAGTTTGTGTTTTACTTGAAAACCTAAAGCAACACATTATCCAGGTTTTGCCtggtgttttgtttctttatccTGTGTCACACTAAAGCTAAATATTAAAGAAATCATACTGATTTTTGTGGAGTCGACAACTCCAGAGCTGCTAAAAGCTGAAAGTCAAAACCTTGCAAACAACAGCCGAGgctcagattaaaaaaaaaaaaaaaaactcttgctaacatgctaactggcAACTTTTGGAAGTCTTGTTGGCAGAGTTGTGGTATGAAGGTTTTTCTTACATTTGCACGGGGTGTTCTGATCCAAATTCAAGAACtgcagtgtgtagtgtggaTGAGTAGTGGGAACAACAGGTGTGTTAATAATCTCCTTATGACCACACTACATCGCAATTAGTTTTAGGAGGGTGCCAAAAGTATGCTAGTTGCTCATAAAAACAGTGGCAACTTGTTGCATAATATTtaggtaaatatatttttaatctgTTTTTGTGAGAAAAAGCTAAATTACTTTGAGAAAACTTTCTGCACAAAGTTTTGGCAGTTGAAataccccccgccccctccccccccccccacccccccccaccaggacataatatgaacatattttcaTCATCTACTCTGTGGGTTTGCTGGAGGGGAGCACATTCCCCATTTGTTTAACAAACTATGATTATTTGAAAGACTGTCATCCAGGAAGAAATGCTGTTTGTGGTGGGTATTTCACAGCCTGACAGATCCCAGGCCCCTAACGGTCTAAAACGTCGTCAGTCTTCCAGTCTTCCAGTCTTCCTCCTCCATGATCCCACACCACCTCCTGTTTACCCCTTTGCAGGGCTCTACCTTGTGGGCTGGCAGTGAGAAGTTATTGCCAGGCCTGTAGAGGAATGCCTTCAAGGCTCTGGAGATGTCTGCTGATCCTCTTCAGAACCTGTCTTACTCTATTAGACGgggatcttttttttcttcttcttttgggGGGAGTGGGAGGCTGGGGGTGGCGGGAAAGAAATGGCCCCTCACTGCGCCGTTGCTCAGAGTCCAAACATGTTGAATATTATCCACTGAGATCTGTTTTTAGTGAACGAGAGGCCCcagccatgacacacacacacacacacacacacacacacacacacacacacacacacacacacacacacatacacatacacatgcaggcagacgcacacacacacacacacacacacacactctcacacacactctcacacacactcacacacacatacacatacacatacacatacacatacacatacacatacacatacacatacacatttgagtgtgtgtgtttgcctgcattGGTATATTTACGCATTcacgcacacaaatgtgcacacacacacacacacacacacacacacacacacacacacacacacacacacacacacacaccacgcgcgCATGCTGTAaataacacacatgcttgtGTACCCTGCTCCCATCCTATGGTAAAAGACTTCAATAGGGGGCCCCTCACCACTTTGATCTTCCTTGTCTCTTTCGAGCGCCATCGTTTGATCTGCTGTGGGCTGGAAGGGGACTGTTTCATGGTGTCCTTGGTCAGACTTGCAAATGTGCAAAGCAAGGCTGCTCTGCCATGCAGGGGAAAAAGTGCTACAATCTCTCTCCGCTTCATAGGCATTTGTTGTCTTGTCTTCCTAAGCGAAGCCCTGTCACTACTGTGTAGTCTTATCCTATCTTGTGTACAACACTGGAGTGTTCTGGTAACATCACAAGTCATCTGATTGCAATGAAAGATTGTGGTGTAACTTTCGCAAAACCAGATGGGGAAGCAGATGTGAGCGAGAACTCCTTTTTCTCTCATAATGCAGatgtgccccctctctctctcgtctctttctcctctccctctccctccctcccctctctctctttctgtctctctctctctctcggtctctctctcttttctcgttCTGGCTGCCATTGTTTTTGGCTGCGGCTAGTTTTCTTGAGAATCTGTCCTCCTCAAATCTCCACCACAGTGAAGTATGTGCAGCAGCTGAGAAACTGCTTTGTCATGAGAATGCTTCTATGTATTACTCCTTGTTGTGTTTTGCAGAGTGTCACCtgcgcatgctcacacacatgcacacacacacatagacacacacagttattacaGTCTActcaccgctctctctctctttctttctttctttctttctttctttctatttctctatctctatcattctctttttctcgtcctctttctttctctcttgcttccttTTCTCCGTCCTCAGTGTTTTCGGACGTTGTGCTGTAAAGGACCTCCCCCACCTCGACCCGAGTATGACGTGGTGTGCATCGGCCTGACCGGCTCAGGAAAGACCAGTCTCCTCTCCAGACTCTGCAACGAAGCCACAGATAACATTATCCCCACCACAGGTCAGGAAactcacaggtcacacacacacacacacacacacacacacacacacacatgcgcacgcacacaggcacccataaacacacacatagacacacatatgcacccatacacacacacacacacacacacacacacacacacatacacactcagacacaggtACCCATACACATAGGCGCCCATACATACACCTGCATATCCTcagctacaaacacacacgtacctcCATATTTatagtgacagacacacacgattGCACGTccatagttacacacacacacacacacacacacacacacactctctaaaacaaataaacacactccaCTTTGTGGGAACCCATTTCAAAAGACCATATTAACATGTGCTCAGCAGACTTCAAAAGGGAGAGACTGCATGCTCCAGTAGGTCTTCTGCAGCCCATAGCATCTTTCACTCATGTGTCAGAAATGGTTTTGAAATATCAACAATCATGTCAGTCTTTTTTTCCGTGCCAGAGAAGTTGTAGGTGATTGCCTCACATTCCAGCCAATGATAGATGGGATCGAGATAGCTGAATTCGAAACATTACTGCTCCATAATCTCTTCAATCTTTTCATCCCCAGGGTTTAGCATCAAAGCCGTGCCATTTCAGAACGCCATATTAAATGTGAAGGAACTTGGAGGTAAAGTGTTCTTTTATTTATGTACCCTCCCACTTTGTTAGCATTGGAAGCGTTGGCCGACACAGTAACGGAATAATAAAGTCATCTAGAAAATATCTAAAATATTCCAATTATTGTCTGtaatattattgtgtgtgtgtgtgtactatgtaaAACACAGTGTTTGTACTTAAAATTCATACTACCGGTAGTACTTCTGGATGTGAACATGCAGTGAGCATCATTTGAATTTGGTGGAAATATGGCCTGTTTACTCAACAGTTCTAAAAGCTGGgagctgtacagtacatcaaacTTAACTCTTGAAAATTAATAGGAAAGTGAATCAAAGCAGTCTCATGGGTAGCTACAGActattatttctttatttcattGTCTTCAAATAAACCACATTAGATAATAAACATAAAGAACACAACATATCGTAGACTACACAACCCATGCAAAAAATAGAATCCTCTACATGTGTTTAATACAGACAAAAACATGTGGACAAGTTTTGCTCTGGTTTTGTTATTCAAGGGAATGAACAACAGTTTATCAGAAACAAAATCAACAATATTGAGGCTGAAACAATGGCCTTGTTGTCCATGAAGTAAACCTGACATACGTCACTGGCCTTTGGACATACACTGAAGGAGAGTGGCCGTcacgtttatttattttttaaaaaaactcctCCTTGTACTCATCATGGCCAGTTGGTGCTTGAGGAGCTCTTGGCCGAGGTGCTGAGAGATTTTGAACAATTATGACAAGAAGATGGCTCAACCTTGGTGGTTCGTTGTCGTATCAAGGACAGTCCTTCTGGACAATTTCTCGGCCCTTTTTTACCGGGCCTGTCCTGCTGGGTTTCATTTGCATCTCTACAGCCTGTACCAAGACTGAGCAGACATGGCACGGTGGTATTTGTATCCTGCATCGCAGTGAGACATTTGTCTTACTGAGGAGGCAGATGTCTAGTGTGTGTTCTGATCGTTACCATTGTGCCTTGTGGAACTAGGTGCTAACCACATCAAAATGTTGGGTATCTATCTCAAGCTAGCACTTGATAATTGTGCAGCTTTGCGTGACTGAGGACGTGGAACTGGAGGGAAGATGTGAGAAGGATGGCATGGCAAGCACCAATCTCAGAAAgaggactgaaaaaaaaagcctggACTACATTGTGGTGCATGGATTAGGAGGATGTTGATTTgacaatgatttctaaatgtTTTACAATCCAGTCTTTGTATCACCATGTAGTCCAGGTTTTTTCAGTCTTTTTTCTAAAAGTGACGCCTGCCTTGTTTCCCCTGCTCTATATGCCTGATTGTGCTTATCAATGCTATTATTGATTAGCTGGAAACACCTGATTGCGAAATACAAATAGCATTCAAATTGATTATCCTTTAACGAAGCATGCTCTGGGGGGTGATAGAAGATATTTGGGAGAGGGAGGTACAGGAGTAGAATTGACACCCATAGGGTTAGCAATGTGTGCCATCTTTCCTGTCCTTGCAAACTGAGCTGTTTACGTACAGATAATTTACAGTGTAGTTACACTTCTCGTTGAAATGAAAAAGGTCATCACGACCCAAACAGAACACAATCTCCAGAGGGAGCGGGGGGGATGCACGGTTGTTATGCGTGACTTGTCTGACTGACAAACAGCCAAGCGAAACCCGCTCAATAttcagcagaacataaaagtcaTCACCATCCGGTTAGCAAATTGCTCCCCGACCCGCAACAACAAAAAGTCTGCCGTCCGTGAGTCATAGCTATGGAATAAACTGTGTAAAAAGTGGCTCGCATTTGGTAAATAAACACGCAACGGGAAGTTCCAAACAAACGTTTTGAAATGTCACTCCCTCACTGCACCCAAAAGCCATGATGGCCAGGCTTTTCTATCAGAATGGGCCTGTGGCGTCCACTTcttggggagggggtgggggtagacAGGAAGGGGGTCTTCCCCTGCCTGCAGCTAgctggaggaggaaaggagtcggaggaagaggaggaggaggaggaggaggaggaggaggaggaggaggaggaggagggcgtaGTCAAGAACTTCTGAACTGATTTTTGTGGACTCACCCTGCAGAACTGGCAAAGACTTATCCGTTTCGCATGGCATGATCGTCTGAGATTAATTCACATTTATTTACTGCAGAAGCATCCAAGCAAAACATCAAAGACTTTTTGGCTTCAGCAAATGGATTTGAATGAGAAATGTTTGAAGCGTCAGGACACAATGAGAGACAGCCATGTCACATACTGCTTTAACTATGGTAAGGCAGTGATGGCTATGACATCCTCTCTTTGTAAGGACCAATCCCCCCCAGGCTAACTGTGAGGGTTGAGGTGCCCGTTTTTAAAAGTTTTGAATGTGTCAGGCTCAAGCAGCAACTCCCCCTACACCCTTACAACTTGATTAAAGGTTACTTATTGGCTTATAGGTAGGTATTTATTGATTAACTTATTCATCTATTTTCTAATATGCTCATTTGTTATACATTACCAGGAAAGCGGTGTACTGCtatacatttttcatccttaGTGAGGTCATCTCAGTCTCAGATATGTCAAGGTTGTCTTTCCGTGCCTTGCATCTAGATCGTGAGTTGTTTTTATCTCCCATTCCCCGAGTGCTTTGGTGAGATCAACATGAATGTCGTAACCCTTTATGGGCGACCCTTCCCCCTCCACTTAAATATAGGTATCGCGTTACGGTCGTAGTGATCACCTCAGAGTggtcttctccttttttttttttttttactgcagaGGCGCATAGGCATAGCGTGACTGGTGCAAACCTGCACTGCCTGACATATGTGATGTTATTGAATGGTCTGGTCTGGGATGGGCTGGCTTGGCCTGGCATGTGAGGGATGTGTttttctccctccacacacatacacacacacacacactctttcctttATCTCtgcctcccccaacacacacacacatactgttattcgtttgtgtctgcgtctgtttTTCGTTTTTTTACTTGAGTTATGTCAGAaagatggggggagaggagtggtGCGGGAGATCAAAGCTGGCCCCGGCTGAATGCATTTCCCATCAATGCCGCAGATACAGTTCTctgggactcacacacacacacacacacacacacacacacacacacacacactcaaccaacCACTACCTTCACCACGCACACCGACAGCACCAGGCATCTGAAAACATTTAGCTCAAACTCTTTGTTACCCTCTGCCGCCTTCGTCCCCCACGCATGTCAAAGGCCATATGATGTAATGGTTTCAGTGGGTGAATGGGCTTTTGTGACGTTGTCACATGTGATTCTAATGTAGTCTATGTTGCCAGCTAATGGGTGCTTGGCCAGCTGTCAGaagcaccccccctccctcctctctatcgctGTCTCCTTCTCCAGCATATGTTGTTTATGCATTTGAAATTGGAGCAAACCGCTGTTTTTTCAAAGCCTAATTTATCGTCCTGGACCTCCCAGACAGTCAGTCTCAGCTCGCTGCCCCTGGATGTCTGCAACCACTAGGTGGCGCCTTGCAGCAGTCCTTGGGTGATGCTGATGTGTAATTGTTTTCGTTCAATTAATGTTCTCTGACCTATTATTATATGGTGCTCGGTTGGTTGACATCTTCACTCACTATTACTTGGGCAAACATATTGCAAGGGGTTCTCTCCGCATGCAAGGGTTTCCACTTTTCAACGGAGGCAGGTACTGCAGAAAGAAACCGTTTTTACAGGATACAGTAACCAGACTCTTCATAAAGGTGTGTGCTAAGTGCTAACACTATGCAGTCTTTATTTGTTCTCTTATGATGCTACCCTAGACTTTTGAAACATTCATAATGAAcaaaacagagtgtgtgtgtgtgtgtgtgtgtgtgcatatttgctCAGATAGGTGGCGATGATTGACATGTATGACTCGAGTGAGAGGAATAACACATGATTTAAAGTGTTATTGTCTTAGCTTCATTCAACAATTTTATTGGCGACTCTGGAACAACGCCTAATTTGGAACAGAGAATTTTGCTTTACTAAAAAGGGCCCCTCATTCAGAGTGAAGAAATGATGAGAAGTACCGTAGCATTTCCTGTAGGATGCTTTATGTAGCAGAGAGGTCATCGTTGTTTGTGACAGGACAGGCAGCTCAAAACAACCCGGCCGTCCCCTGTCGTCAAGCTGACGAGATCATGCCTCCCCTCGTTatagtgagtcacacacacatgcacacacacacacacacacacttaaccaaAGCCATGCTCGtcgtctctcttgctctctctgactgtgtgtgtgtgtgtgtgtgtgtgttggtggccaCATTTTTCGTACCCCCCCTAAATTGCTGTGCACAAGAGAAACCATATgttcactgtaaaaaaaaaagtgcaagaatgagagaaaaaaacaggattgagggagagagagagaaagaaagcaagaaagagagagagaaagaagtgggCCCATTTGAACTGCGCTGTAGACTGGCCATCAGGAGGGGACAGCGGTTTCGGGCGCTCTCGAGGTCGACATGAAAGCCAGTGCCGTGTGCCCGGCGCACTTCGTTTGGACAGGACTCCgcttcactccactccactccactttctcctctcccaAGCCCAAGCAGGAGTTGGCATGCAGGGCTTGGAAGTCATAAAAATGCATAATGTAATATCCGCAACGACTTTTCTCtttcggggaggggggtgggggggttggggtgggcggGGTGGGCTTGCATGAAATGGAGGTTGAGGGTCTTTGCAAAAACACATTCCAGCtatgcagctctctctctctttttctttccttctgtctttcttttctttctcccgttctctctctctctgtttaacaACGCTCAAATCAAGACAATGTTGAAATTCTGTTTTGTGGCCCATTTCCCCCCCTGCAAGCAGAGCAGTTGAAACATGGAACGGATGACTAGCAGTTTTTCCAAAACAAGGGTTTAAAAAGCGTAGTTAtgaaaaccaaaaaaaataaaaaatcactaTTGTTCACTGAAAATGTTGCAATGTTGCATGAAGGGTATGTGGTGTCCGATATCAGCTCCGTTGGATGAGAGGTTGGAAGTATgattgtgtgattatgtgtgtgtgtgtgtgtgtgtgtgtgtgcgtgcgcgcgtgtgtgtgtgtgtgtgtgtgtctgcttgtaaaaacatgagtgtgtgtttgtttgtaaaccAGGCAGACAGTGTatcctcacctcctcatctggctgtgtgtgtgtgtgtgtgtgtgtgtgcatgcgtgtgtgtgtgtgtgtgtgtatgtgtgtgcatgtatgtgtgtgtgtgtgtgtgtgtatgttttcacGCGTCTGTGTTGAAGGAGCGGACTCCATCAAGAAGTACTGGAGCCGGTACTACCAGGGCTCGCAGGGGGTGGTGTTTGTGCTGGACAGCGCCTCGTCGGAAGAGGACCTGGAGGTGGCCCGCACCGAGCTGCACTCGGCCCTGCAGCACCCGCAGCTCTGCACGCTGCCCTTCCTCATCCTGGCCAACCACCAGGACAAGCCGGCCGCCCGCTCCGTACAGGAGGTAGGCACCAATACCCACTACAgggccagtgcagtgcagcacttTGGAGTCCTCCACACAGGGAAAGCCGCatgctttgtgttttgtgtgaaacTGCAAATGGAGCTGCTGTGATGATG includes:
- the arl15b gene encoding ADP-ribosylation factor-like protein 15 isoform X2 codes for the protein MSDITSLSQCFRTLCCKGPPPPRPEYDVVCIGLTGSGKTSLLSRLCNEATDNIIPTTGFSIKAVPFQNAILNVKELGGADSIKKYWSRYYQGSQGVVFVLDSASSEEDLEVARTELHSALQHPQLCTLPFLILANHQDKPAARSVQEIKKYFELEPLARGKSWVLEGSTVDNMDAVKDSFQQLILLLEDKDQETGRI
- the arl15b gene encoding ADP-ribosylation factor-like protein 15 isoform X1, whose protein sequence is MAQATLLWSVSECTQLSAFVCRIGAQTCFRTLCCKGPPPPRPEYDVVCIGLTGSGKTSLLSRLCNEATDNIIPTTGFSIKAVPFQNAILNVKELGGADSIKKYWSRYYQGSQGVVFVLDSASSEEDLEVARTELHSALQHPQLCTLPFLILANHQDKPAARSVQEIKKYFELEPLARGKSWVLEGSTVDNMDAVKDSFQQLILLLEDKDQETGRI
- the arl15b gene encoding ADP-ribosylation factor-like protein 15 isoform X3, giving the protein MDYLCFRTLCCKGPPPPRPEYDVVCIGLTGSGKTSLLSRLCNEATDNIIPTTGFSIKAVPFQNAILNVKELGGADSIKKYWSRYYQGSQGVVFVLDSASSEEDLEVARTELHSALQHPQLCTLPFLILANHQDKPAARSVQEIKKYFELEPLARGKSWVLEGSTVDNMDAVKDSFQQLILLLEDKDQETGRI